A genomic window from Thalassoroseus pseudoceratinae includes:
- the fliQ gene encoding flagellar biosynthesis protein FliQ: MTADQATELMRSAILLSLVIGLPVMLTAVIVGLAISIFQAVTQLQDQTLSFVPKIIAMMAVLLFVLPWTLEQVVEYSQEVFENVAPNLTQSSS; encoded by the coding sequence ATGACTGCGGACCAAGCAACCGAGTTGATGCGTTCCGCAATTTTGCTTTCCCTCGTCATCGGCTTGCCGGTGATGTTGACTGCTGTGATCGTAGGGCTCGCAATCAGCATCTTTCAGGCGGTGACACAACTTCAGGATCAAACACTCAGTTTTGTTCCCAAGATCATCGCGATGATGGCTGTCCTACTGTTTGTGCTTCCTTGGACGCTTGAGCAGGTCGTTGAGTACTCGCAAGAAGTCTTTGAGAATGTGGCACCCAATCTGACTCAAAGTTCTTCGTGA
- the fliP gene encoding flagellar type III secretion system pore protein FliP (The bacterial flagellar biogenesis protein FliP forms a type III secretion system (T3SS)-type pore required for flagellar assembly.), whose amino-acid sequence MLSSMIHPSWKAMRVLMHRRTFRSLTELFSRNPLVRNGRWLVFVVGICGLLTPHVGYSQQTPGPRGFQPQRPLAQPNAPQQEVAEPQPVPGQLPDAPELLSPRGLPSTLKILLLLTVLSLAPSVLIMTTCFIRFIVVMGLLRQALGTQQLPPNQVIISLCLFLTMMVMGPVWKRAYDEGIVPYTRGELNAPGDTSDETLARGWKRTAAPIRRFMADQIERTGNGDTVWMFVEYQRPAPDSPEFQNYVEPQSYDDLPLSVLVSSYMLSELKTAFIIGFQVYLPFLVIDMVIASILISMGMMMLPPVLISLPFKLLLFVMIDGWYLTVGMLLESVR is encoded by the coding sequence ATGTTGAGCAGCATGATCCATCCGTCATGGAAGGCTATGCGAGTACTCATGCATAGGCGAACCTTTCGATCTCTAACAGAGCTGTTTAGTCGGAATCCACTGGTTAGGAATGGACGCTGGCTAGTCTTTGTCGTCGGTATTTGCGGACTTCTCACGCCTCACGTTGGCTACTCACAGCAAACGCCCGGACCGAGAGGCTTTCAACCGCAACGACCCCTAGCCCAACCGAATGCTCCCCAGCAAGAGGTTGCTGAACCACAGCCCGTACCGGGACAACTGCCTGATGCTCCCGAATTGCTGTCGCCTCGTGGACTGCCTTCGACTCTGAAAATTCTATTGCTGCTGACAGTGCTAAGTTTAGCTCCGTCAGTTCTCATTATGACAACATGTTTCATACGATTCATCGTTGTCATGGGGTTGTTGCGGCAGGCCCTTGGAACACAACAGCTTCCACCAAACCAAGTGATAATCTCTCTGTGTTTGTTCCTGACGATGATGGTCATGGGGCCTGTCTGGAAACGTGCCTATGACGAAGGGATTGTGCCCTACACACGTGGAGAGCTCAACGCGCCGGGCGACACTAGTGACGAAACACTAGCACGCGGATGGAAACGGACTGCCGCCCCGATTCGTCGTTTCATGGCAGACCAGATTGAACGTACGGGCAATGGTGATACGGTTTGGATGTTCGTTGAATATCAGCGTCCAGCTCCTGATAGCCCGGAGTTCCAGAATTATGTCGAACCCCAAAGCTACGATGACCTTCCACTCAGTGTGCTCGTGTCATCGTATATGCTGAGTGAGTTGAAGACGGCGTTCATCATCGGGTTTCAGGTGTATCTGCCGTTCCTCGTGATTGATATGGTCATTGCTTCGATACTGATCAGTATGGGGATGATGATGCTTCCCCCTGTTCTGATCTCACTACCATTCAAACTACTCTTGTTTGTCATGATCGATGGCTGGTATTTGACAGTGGGGATGCTGCTCGAAAGCGTCCGATAG
- a CDS encoding FliO/MopB family protein, with the protein MLVVAADAFAQESPFSNRIQRPQQPPSAVPSRPLPARPDSPLANTANEQSSRHSNSSWGTLVALAVVIGLIIVIAKFWRRFSPVGTHTLPSQAVNILGRKALDSRHSLTLLKCGSRIIVLGFSPHGMHTLTEISDAAEVDVLNGLCSMPTTDASNSATFRDFWMRSPKDDQATSHVEQHDPSVMEGYASTHA; encoded by the coding sequence ATGCTGGTAGTAGCAGCCGACGCATTTGCCCAGGAATCGCCATTCTCGAATCGCATACAGCGTCCTCAACAGCCACCGAGTGCGGTTCCGAGTCGACCCCTACCGGCACGGCCTGATTCACCTTTGGCCAACACCGCGAACGAACAATCCAGCCGTCATTCCAATTCGTCGTGGGGAACGCTCGTTGCGTTGGCTGTTGTCATTGGATTGATAATCGTGATCGCCAAGTTCTGGCGGCGATTCTCTCCCGTAGGTACTCATACCCTGCCAAGCCAAGCCGTGAACATCCTAGGGCGGAAGGCGTTAGATAGTCGGCATTCTTTGACGCTGCTCAAGTGCGGATCAAGAATCATTGTGCTCGGGTTCTCGCCCCACGGTATGCACACCCTGACAGAGATCTCCGATGCCGCCGAAGTCGATGTGCTAAATGGACTATGTTCAATGCCGACGACAGACGCTTCCAATTCCGCGACATTTCGCGATTTCTGGATGCGATCTCCAAAGGACGACCAGGCTACGTCACATGTTGAGCAGCATGATCCATCCGTCATGGAAGGCTATGCGAGTACTCATGCATAG
- the fliN gene encoding flagellar motor switch protein FliN: MADQDDDLLRPDEIEALLGAADDSASEPPIEPSEQIDAGEIEDLLAQAQSNEAESQTEELLNQAEADLAAALSGSARPENSPNAEQAKPYQMESFDSAAGQSSTALPLNFLQDVELDLRIELGRTELLIEDVVKLREGSVVSLDKLAGDPVDILVNGRLVARGEVLVLNDNFCVRVAEILSPTI; encoded by the coding sequence GTGGCCGATCAGGACGATGACTTACTCAGGCCCGACGAGATAGAAGCCTTGCTGGGGGCAGCGGATGATTCCGCCTCCGAGCCGCCGATTGAACCGTCTGAGCAAATTGATGCGGGGGAGATCGAGGATCTTCTCGCTCAGGCTCAATCGAACGAGGCTGAATCTCAGACCGAAGAGCTGTTGAACCAGGCGGAAGCCGACTTGGCCGCCGCTCTCAGCGGGAGTGCACGGCCCGAAAATTCGCCCAACGCTGAGCAGGCGAAGCCGTATCAGATGGAATCGTTCGATTCGGCGGCGGGCCAGTCTAGTACGGCGTTGCCGTTGAACTTCCTGCAAGATGTCGAACTCGATCTACGGATTGAACTCGGTCGCACGGAATTGCTCATCGAGGATGTCGTCAAGCTGCGAGAGGGGTCCGTTGTTTCACTCGACAAACTTGCGGGTGACCCGGTGGATATCCTCGTGAATGGTCGCCTGGTGGCTCGCGGTGAAGTCCTCGTTCTCAACGACAACTTCTGCGTGCGTGTGGCTGAGATTCTCTCGCCAACAATCTAG
- a CDS encoding flagellar basal body-associated FliL family protein, translated as MLKLIIVAVVSILGSAGATYFLVKPAASAETEAAPIEEEPELDLVEVPIDTFNVSNRVAAPGAVIHIRFKLVAGIPKGQDINFDEAINKTMPARIREAVVGVARSCGMEDIQDPELNVVKRQIKEKINKVMRQSMVTEIFVSDFRTMEQ; from the coding sequence ATGTTGAAGCTGATCATCGTCGCTGTCGTCTCGATTCTTGGCTCCGCCGGTGCGACGTATTTTCTCGTCAAGCCAGCCGCTTCAGCCGAGACAGAAGCAGCCCCCATCGAAGAGGAACCCGAACTGGACTTGGTCGAAGTTCCAATCGATACCTTCAATGTGAGCAATCGGGTGGCGGCTCCGGGAGCGGTGATTCACATCCGCTTTAAGTTGGTCGCTGGGATTCCAAAGGGGCAAGATATCAACTTCGACGAGGCGATCAACAAGACGATGCCAGCACGTATCCGAGAGGCGGTCGTGGGAGTTGCTCGGAGTTGTGGCATGGAAGACATCCAAGACCCTGAACTGAATGTCGTCAAACGGCAGATCAAAGAGAAAATCAATAAAGTCATGCGACAAAGCATGGTGACGGAAATCTTTGTGAGTGATTTTCGCACGATGGAACAATAA
- a CDS encoding OmpA/MotB family protein: MAAEEDDAPGVPEWVVTYGDMMSLLLTFFIMLVSLSELKSDNGEVRAALDALRESFGNTDGRASMPGRSLQSTSEFSKRGSKGNTSEGGIKQAGRDSTGNAGEHTSGERINHGNHLTLGGPVFFDRFSTTLSARMKQNLSAIAEDLIEHNGLIVVRGHTTREPLPVDGIHRSGNEPIQPVLTDKMDLAFARATVVANFLIAEGVGRKKMRISAAGDTETHLLTREANRQDQNRRVDVFTIASYRNAENSQPDESEN, translated from the coding sequence ATGGCTGCAGAAGAAGATGATGCCCCAGGCGTTCCAGAATGGGTTGTCACTTACGGCGATATGATGTCGTTGCTGCTGACCTTCTTCATCATGCTGGTGTCGTTGAGTGAACTCAAAAGTGATAACGGCGAAGTGCGGGCGGCCCTCGATGCATTACGCGAGTCGTTCGGCAACACGGACGGACGGGCCAGCATGCCCGGTCGGTCTCTCCAGTCGACAAGTGAGTTCAGCAAACGTGGCTCCAAAGGAAACACGTCTGAAGGTGGGATCAAACAGGCTGGTCGCGATTCGACTGGGAACGCTGGCGAACATACAAGCGGTGAACGAATCAATCACGGTAACCACTTGACACTCGGGGGGCCTGTCTTTTTCGACCGTTTCTCGACAACGCTCTCAGCCCGTATGAAGCAGAACCTCAGCGCAATCGCCGAGGATCTGATCGAACACAATGGCCTGATCGTGGTTCGAGGTCACACCACACGCGAACCGTTGCCGGTCGATGGTATCCATCGTTCCGGCAATGAACCGATTCAGCCGGTATTGACGGACAAAATGGATCTAGCGTTTGCGCGTGCAACGGTGGTCGCGAACTTCTTGATCGCAGAAGGAGTCGGGCGAAAGAAAATGCGAATCAGCGCTGCGGGCGATACAGAAACTCACCTCCTGACCCGTGAAGCGAACCGTCAGGATCAAAATCGTCGGGTTGACGTATTTACGATTGCGAGTTATAGGAACGCTGAAAATTCTCAGCCGGACGAATCTGAAAACTAA
- a CDS encoding motility protein A produces MDKATVGGLVAGIALLLLSIMIAPGSSFAAFIDYPSLAVVVGGAIAATFIAFPIGTVLQVHKVILKSFFPKQQSLTPVIHQLVEFAELARREGILALEGRTDDIEDPFILLGIQMAVDGTDTELMEGILRAEMDAIVNRHKTGKTLMDTVGRYAPAFGMIGTLMGLIIMLGNMDDPEAIGPGMAVALITTLYGAIVSNLFFLPFADKLAFYSKREMEVREVIVRGLVAIQDGDNPRVLEQKLMTMLPPSERAKADQNAEAAAA; encoded by the coding sequence ATGGATAAGGCAACCGTCGGAGGATTGGTCGCGGGGATTGCCCTGCTCCTCCTCTCCATCATGATTGCACCGGGGTCGAGTTTCGCCGCGTTTATTGACTATCCATCGCTAGCCGTTGTGGTCGGAGGGGCAATCGCGGCAACGTTTATTGCGTTCCCAATCGGGACCGTGCTCCAAGTTCATAAGGTCATCCTAAAGAGCTTTTTTCCGAAGCAACAGTCGCTGACTCCGGTTATCCATCAACTTGTTGAGTTCGCAGAACTGGCTCGTCGAGAGGGGATCCTAGCGTTAGAGGGTCGGACTGACGACATCGAAGACCCATTCATATTGCTTGGAATTCAAATGGCTGTGGATGGGACCGACACTGAGTTGATGGAGGGGATTCTACGGGCCGAAATGGATGCCATTGTGAATCGTCATAAGACGGGTAAGACACTGATGGACACCGTCGGTCGCTATGCACCTGCATTTGGAATGATTGGGACTCTGATGGGCCTGATCATCATGCTTGGGAATATGGACGATCCGGAAGCGATTGGTCCAGGGATGGCCGTGGCTTTGATCACGACGCTTTACGGCGCTATCGTTTCTAACCTCTTCTTTCTGCCATTTGCCGATAAACTAGCGTTTTACAGCAAGCGGGAGATGGAGGTCCGCGAAGTGATTGTTCGTGGCTTGGTTGCCATTCAAGATGGTGACAATCCCCGCGTGTTAGAGCAAAAGTTGATGACGATGCTTCCACCATCCGAACGAGCCAAGGCGGATCAGAACGCGGAAGCCGCCGCGGCCTAA
- a CDS encoding flagellar FlbD family protein: MIKLTRLGGEEFVVNAELIRMVESRPDTFVTLTTNDRFIVRESVAEVVKRSLAYRRLTNGNLVDQYVGKPAA, encoded by the coding sequence ATGATCAAGCTCACGCGACTTGGCGGTGAGGAGTTTGTTGTCAATGCGGAGTTGATCCGGATGGTCGAAAGTCGTCCTGACACTTTTGTGACATTGACCACGAATGATCGGTTTATCGTTCGCGAGAGCGTTGCCGAAGTCGTGAAACGAAGTCTAGCGTACCGTCGGCTCACCAATGGGAATCTGGTCGATCAATACGTTGGGAAACCCGCCGCATGA